In Desulfosporosinus youngiae DSM 17734, the genomic stretch CATTATTCTTTCTCCTTCCGTCCATAGCAACTCTAGTCTGCATTAAATCTAATTATCTCTTACTAAGCCTCATATAAGTGTAGCATCTTACCTTTGAGTAAGCAAGTTTGGAGAGTGTGAAAGGTCCGTGAAATAAAAAAGATGTTTAGTAGAAAAGAAAGACCGGGACCCGGTCTTTCTTTTCTACTAACACCCGCTCATTTATTGTCGTTCCCATAGCCTGTCCGCCTTATTTCAGCAGCTCTGCCCCAGCGATTCCGGGCCGGGTCATTTCATAAGGGTTTAAGATCAGATCGAGTTCTTCCTTCGTTAGAATCCCTTTTTCTAAGACAATTTCGCTGACTGGCCGTCCATAGAGAATGGCCTCTTTGGCTATGGTTGAGGCTACTTCATATCCTACATGGGGGTTAATGGCTGTTACAAGACCGACGCTGTTTTCTACCATGACCCGGCAGCGGTCTATATTGGCAGTGATGCCGACGACGCAGCGGTCCCGGAAGACACGGGTCACATTACGCAGAATATCCAGGGATTGGAGCAGATTAAAGACCACAACAGGCTCCATTACATTGAGTTCAAGCTGGCCGGCTCCGCAGGCTAAGCCAATAGTGAAGTCATTTCCTTGAACCTGAAAGGCTACTTGATTGACCACTTCCGCAATGACGGGATTAACTTTTCCGGGCATAATGGAGGAACCCGGCTGCATCGGCGGCAAATTTATTTCACTTAATCCGGTCCTTGGACCGGAGGCCATCAGGCGCAGATCGTTTGCTATTTTGGAAAGATTGACGGCCAGCGTCCTTAATGATCCGGAAACTTCCATGAAGACATCGGTGTTCTGTGTAGCATCCACCAGATCTTCAGCAAGACGGAGCGGCAAACCTGTCCATTCGCTCATCAGCCCGGTAACTTTTTCAATATAGCGGGGATCTGCGTTTAAGCCTGTTCCAACTGCCGTCGCTCCCATATTTATAACTTCAAGAGAACGAATGGCCTCTTTGATTCTCTTAACATCCCGTCCCAGCATCTGGGCATACGCTGCAAACTCCTGGCCTAAGCGAATGGGCACAGCTTCTTGCAGGTGAGTCCGCCCCATTTTAATGACACCGTCAAACTCTTGAGCCTTATCCTCAAAGGCTTGGCGCAGACTGTCTAATGCTTCAAGCAAATCGCCGGCAACATTCAGACAAGCAATGCGGATTGCTGTGGGAAAAACATCGTTGGTACTCTGGGCCATGTTCACATGGGTATTGGGATGAACTTTGAAATACTCCCCTTTACTGCCGCCTAGAATCTCTATGGCCCGATTAGCAATAACCTCATTGGCATTCATATTCATGGATGTTCCTGCTCCGCCCTGGATCACATCAACCACAAATTGATCATGAAGCTGCCCTTCAGTCAGTTCCTTAGAAGCTTGTACAATAGCCTTGCCGATCTTCGGGCTTAAAGCACCGATATGCATATTGGCTTCGGCCGCCGCTCCTTTAACCATGCCCAAGGCACGGATTAATTCTCGATGGGGGTGGTACCCTGTTATAGGAAAGTTCTCCGTGGCGCGGAGGGTTTGAATACCATAATACACGTCGTCCGGGACTAGATGAACTCCGATTAAATCTTTTTCTTGCCGCATTTGTCTTCCCACCTTATAGTTATCGCCTTAAATGTTATATGTACAATATAACATTTAAGGCGATATTTGTCACAGGCCTAAGATGTTCGGGGGGGTTTGGGTCCTTTGAAAGTATTACCTTGGGTCGTGTGAAAGTAAGGGGTCATTGCACGTTCACACACGTTCCCGTTCACTGGCTCGTTGGATGCTGAAGGAATTACGCTAACCTCTGGGTTGGTCTGCATGTGAACCCGAGCGTAATAACCCTTCAGCATCGGCACTCGCTTTATCGTGAACTCCACTAAAGTGTTCACTTAGCAATGGCCCCTTAATTTCTGGTCTGCTTGGGCTGGGAACGTAGGGTTTGTGACTGTGCAAGTTTGGGGACGGTTCGACGGATGTCGCTTTGGCCAAAACATAGGTGTTTCACCCTGTCACCCCTATCAATGTTAAGGCATGACGAGCGCATGGCTGAGCATAGTGCAGAAAATCGTGCCCTTGCTTGTGCGAAGAGGAAGGCAAGGGCAATCCCCTGTGCCCTCAACTACAGGGCACTCTGCTCCTTTCCTCTCCATATGGTCCAGTTGATAGCGTCAAGCAAGGCCTGAGCACTTGCTCTGAGAATGTTCTTGGATACTCCAATGGTGCCCCAGACCTCATTGCCAAGGCGGGTATCGATGATAACGCGAACGATGGCTTCGGTTCCATGCGCTCCGTCCAGGACTCTAACTTTATAGTTGACCAGTTCGCTTTCATCTAAGACCGGGAAGAACTTAGCCAGGGCTTGCCTCAGGGCTGTATCTAAAGCATTGACCGGGCCGTTTCCTTCTGAGGCAATTTGAACGGTTTCCTCACCGACTTTGACCTTGACTACGGCGACAGAATCAAGTTCTCCCCGCAAAGGATCACTCCAGACATGATAATCCAGGACTTCAAACAAGGGAGTGCTTAGCTTTCCGAGGGTTCGCAGCAGTAATAAGTCCAGACTGCCTTCTGCTGCTTCAAATTGAAATCCGGCATGCTCTAACTCTTTGATTTCAGTCATTGCCATCTCAACTCGCGGATCGTCTTTGCGAATCATGGGCTCGAAGCGGCGTAAGCGTTCCAGGATATTCGCTTTCCCTGCCTGATCCGAAATCAAAATGCGTCGTTCGTTGCCAACTTCCGCCGGATCTATGTGTTCAAAGGTTCGTTGATTTTTGAGAATGGCATCAACGTGCATTCCGGCTTTATGGGCAAAGGCACTGCGGCCTACAAACGGCTGTTTCTCATCAAAGGGCGCATTGGTCAGTTCGGCAACATAGCGGGAAAAGGAAGTAAGCTTGAGAAGAGCGGCATCAGAAACCACATCATAGTCTCCTTTGAGCTGCAACAAGGGGATAAGCGTGCTTAAATTGGCATTGCCACAGCGCTCCCCAAATCCGTTCCAGGTCCCTTGAACCTGATTAACTCCGGCTTCTACCGCAATCAGAGAATTGGCAACCGCCAGCCCCCGATCATTATGAACATGAATACCCAGG encodes the following:
- the cimA gene encoding citramalate synthase, with the protein product MSQNQEKKKVTVYDTTLRDGAQGEGIHFSTEDKLSYVKRIGDMGELYVEAGWPGANPRDEEFFQQFRGLQTSRIRIAAFGSTCKVMESPEKSEILLKLVASGAKTITIFGKSWDLHVRDVLRTTLEENLRIIQESVSFLHQQGREVFFDAEHFFDGFKENPEYALKCVSAALKGGADAIILCDTNGGSLPGEIDPGVRAVVQKFSPPILGIHVHNDRGLAVANSLIAVEAGVNQVQGTWNGFGERCGNANLSTLIPLLQLKGDYDVVSDAALLKLTSFSRYVAELTNAPFDEKQPFVGRSAFAHKAGMHVDAILKNQRTFEHIDPAEVGNERRILISDQAGKANILERLRRFEPMIRKDDPRVEMAMTEIKELEHAGFQFEAAEGSLDLLLLRTLGKLSTPLFEVLDYHVWSDPLRGELDSVAVVKVKVGEETVQIASEGNGPVNALDTALRQALAKFFPVLDESELVNYKVRVLDGAHGTEAIVRVIIDTRLGNEVWGTIGVSKNILRASAQALLDAINWTIWRGKEQSAL
- the aspA gene encoding aspartate ammonia-lyase encodes the protein MRQEKDLIGVHLVPDDVYYGIQTLRATENFPITGYHPHRELIRALGMVKGAAAEANMHIGALSPKIGKAIVQASKELTEGQLHDQFVVDVIQGGAGTSMNMNANEVIANRAIEILGGSKGEYFKVHPNTHVNMAQSTNDVFPTAIRIACLNVAGDLLEALDSLRQAFEDKAQEFDGVIKMGRTHLQEAVPIRLGQEFAAYAQMLGRDVKRIKEAIRSLEVINMGATAVGTGLNADPRYIEKVTGLMSEWTGLPLRLAEDLVDATQNTDVFMEVSGSLRTLAVNLSKIANDLRLMASGPRTGLSEINLPPMQPGSSIMPGKVNPVIAEVVNQVAFQVQGNDFTIGLACGAGQLELNVMEPVVVFNLLQSLDILRNVTRVFRDRCVVGITANIDRCRVMVENSVGLVTAINPHVGYEVASTIAKEAILYGRPVSEIVLEKGILTKEELDLILNPYEMTRPGIAGAELLK